From Sphingopyxis sp. USTB-05, the proteins below share one genomic window:
- a CDS encoding CoA ester lyase, whose amino-acid sequence MTPSDYPPRSLLYVPGSNARALEKAHALAADMLIIDLEDAVPADRKIEARDAMRRAVEAGYPGKRVAVRVNATGAYEQEADIAALYGLALDAVVLPKVDVPADLDPLRDMGLPVFAMIETPAAIYAARDIAADRVVTGLIGGLNDLAHELKLPDGMDRGAMSHAIQTIVLAARAGGVWCFDGVYNAIDDAAGFAAEVAEGRRFGFDGKTLIHPLQVDPCNMAFAPSEREVAAAEALVAAATGGAQRHDGRMIEDMHVAAAKALLERAGRG is encoded by the coding sequence ATGACCCCAAGTGACTATCCGCCGCGCTCGCTGCTCTATGTCCCCGGTTCGAACGCACGCGCGCTCGAAAAGGCGCACGCGCTCGCCGCCGACATGCTGATCATCGACCTCGAGGACGCGGTGCCGGCGGACCGCAAGATCGAGGCACGCGATGCGATGCGCCGCGCGGTCGAGGCCGGATATCCCGGCAAGCGCGTCGCGGTGCGCGTCAACGCCACCGGCGCCTATGAGCAGGAGGCCGATATTGCGGCGCTCTATGGTCTTGCACTCGATGCGGTCGTGCTGCCGAAAGTCGACGTGCCAGCCGACCTCGACCCGCTCCGCGACATGGGCCTGCCGGTCTTTGCCATGATCGAGACGCCCGCTGCGATCTATGCGGCGCGAGATATCGCGGCCGACCGGGTGGTGACGGGGTTGATCGGTGGGCTCAACGATCTCGCGCACGAACTCAAACTGCCCGACGGAATGGACCGCGGCGCGATGAGCCACGCGATCCAGACGATCGTGCTGGCGGCGCGCGCCGGCGGCGTATGGTGTTTCGACGGCGTTTATAATGCGATCGACGATGCCGCAGGTTTCGCCGCCGAGGTGGCTGAGGGCCGACGGTTCGGTTTCGACGGCAAGACTCTGATCCATCCGTTGCAGGTCGATCCGTGCAACATGGCGTTCGCGCCCTCCGAACGCGAGGTCGCCGCCGCAGAAGCGCTGGTCGCGGCGGCAACGGGCGGGGCGCAGCGGCATGATGGGCGGATGATCGAGGATATGCATGTTGCAGCGGCCAAGGCATTGCTGGAGCGCGCGGGGCGGGGTTGA